The genomic stretch CGCACCACCTCCAGTACACCGCCGTCCCGGAGTGGGCCGCGACGCTGGGCATGGTGTTCTCCGTGATGCTGTGGATGCCCAGTTGGGGCGGCATGATCAACGGCCTGTTCACGCTCCGCGGCGCGTGGCACAAGCTGCGCGACAGCGTGGTGCTGAAGATGTTCGTGGTGGGGATCACCTTCTACGGGATGGCCACCTTCGAGGGCCCGATGCTGTCCATCAAGACGGTCAACGCGCTGAGCCACTACACGGACTGGAACATCGCGCACGTCCACTCGGGGGCGCTCGGCTGGAACGGGTTCATGACCTTCGGGATGATCTACTGGCTCGCGCCGCGCCTGTGGCGGACGCCGCTGTGGAGCCAGAAGCTGGCCACGTGGCACTTCTGGATCGGGACGATCGGCATCCTGCTGTACGTGATCGCGATGTACACCTCGGGCGTCACGCAGGGCCTCATGTGGCGCGCCTTCGACGACGCCGGGCGCCTGCTCTACCCTGACTTCATCGAGACCGTCGTCCAGATCCGCCCGATGTACTGGGTCCGCCTGATCGGCGGGACGATGTACCTCGTCGGCGTGGTGTTCATGATGGTCAACCTGTTCATGACCATCCGGAAGGCGCCGAGCAGCCTGCCCGACCCGGCCGTCGCGGTGCCCCGCCTCGGGGGCGACGGGCACGCCGCCTCGTCCCCCGTCCTCGCCAGCTAGGTCGCAGCGAACGGCCGGTGGCCGAGCCCGATGGTCCTCCCCACCGCCTCTCTGCTCCTGGCGCCCTCCGCCCGGTCCCTGGCCCTCCTCCCCTCCCCATGAGCCGCTTCCTCTCCGCCAACGGCGCCCATCGCCGCCTCGAAGGCTGGCCGCTGGTCTTCACCGTCCTGACCACGCTCGCGATCCTCGTCGGTACTGTGGTCGAGTTCGCGCCCATCTTCCTCGTCGGCGGCGCCGTCGAGCCGCTGGAGACGCTGGAACCCTACACCCCGCTGGAGCTGGCCGGCCGCGACCTCTACATCGCCGAGGGCTGCAACAACTGCCACAGCCAGATGGTGCGGCCGTTCCAGGACGAGGCGCTGCGCTACGGCCCGGCCTCGACGGCCGCCGAGGGGGCCTACGAGACGCCCTTCCTGTGGGGCTCGAAGCGGACCGGCCCCGACCTCGCCCGCCTGGGCGGCAAGTACCCGCATCTGTGGCACGTGCGCCACATGGAGGAGCCGACGTCCACGTCGCCGGGCTCCATCATGCCGCCGTACCCGCACCTGCTCACGACCGAGCTGGACCTGGACGGCCTGCCGGCGAAGCTGCGCGGCCTCGCCCGCCTCGGCGTGCCCTACTCCCAGGCCGACGCGGCGGGCGCCGTCGCCACCGCCCGCGCCCAGGCCGACTCGGTCGCGGCGCAGATCGTCGCCCAGGGCGGGCCGGACCGGCTGGCCGACCGCGAGATCGTCGCCCTGGTGGCCTACCTCCAGCGCCTCGGCGTGGACGCGGCCCGGGCCGCCGAGCCCGAGCCCGTCACGTCACCCGACACCGCCACCGTCGCCCTCACCCGCTGAGCCATGTGGAAAGACACCGTCCGAGCCCTCCAGACCGGCGCCCTCGCCGAGGTGGCCGTGGTCGCCTTCGTGGTCGCCTTCGTGCTGGTCGTGGCCTACGCCCTCACGATGTCCAAGCGCCAGCGTGAGGACCTGAAGCAGCAGCCGCTCGCCGACGACGGCGAGTTCTTCCCCGAGTCCGCCCCCGACCATGTCTGAGCCCCTCCCCGCTGCCGAGCCCGACGGCCCGGCCGTCCCCGACCCGGCCTCCCCGCTCCGCGACGCCGACGCCGACGTCCTGCCCACCGTCGCCGTGGGCGAGGGCACCGACGACCTCGTCATCCAGGGCCACACCTACGACGGCATCCGGGAGTACGACAACCCGATGCCCGGCTGGTGGGTGGGCCTGTTCTGGGCCTGCGTCCTGTTCGCGCCGGTCTACATGCTAGGCATCCACGTGTTCGACTGGATCGACACCTACGAGGAGGACTTTGCCGAGGCGGGCCAGCGGCTGGAGGAGGTCCGCGCGGTCTATGCGGCCACCGGGCCGTCCTTCAAGACCGACGAGGGCGCCCTCCGCGAGTACGCCGACGACCCGGCCTTCGCTGCCGCGGGCGCGGCCACGTTCGCCTCGACCTGCGCGACGTGCCACGGCACCCAGGGCGAGGGGCTCGTCGGGCCCAACCTGACCGACGCCTACTGGGTCCACGGCAACACGCCGAGCGACATCTACCGCGTGATCTCGGAGGGGGTGCTGGACAAGGGGATGCCCGCCTGGGACGCGTCGCTCTCGGAAGAGGAGCAGGCGCAGGCGATGGCCTACGTCCTCTCGCTCCAGGGCACCGACCCGCCCAACCCGAAGGCGCCCGAGGGCGACCTCGCGCTCTGACCCGCCGCCTCGGCCCCGAGGCGGAGCCCCTCATGTCTGCATTCATCCCGGCCGACGCCGTCGGCATCCTCGACTCGCCCGAGGACGTCCTGTCCACGCTCCACGCCGACGGCTCGCGCCGCTGGCTCTACCCGACGCCCAGCACCGGGCGCTTCTGGCGCCGCCGGCTGCTCGTCGGCTGGGGCCTGATCGCGTTCTTCGTCGCGCTGCCCATCGTCAAGATCGGGGGGCGGCCGGCGGTGCTGCTGGACGTGGCGGCGCGCGAGTTCACGTTCTTCGGCTTCACCTTCTACCCCACCGACACGTTCTTCCTGATGCTGCTCGGCATCGCGCTGCTGGTGTCGGTGGCCCTGCTGACGGCGCTGCTCGGGCGCGTCTGGTGCGGCTGGGGCTGTCCGCAGACGGTGTATCTGGAGTTCCTGTACCGCCCCGTCGAGCGGTTCATCGAGGGTCCGGAGC from Rubrivirga sp. SAORIC476 encodes the following:
- a CDS encoding c-type cytochrome is translated as MSEPLPAAEPDGPAVPDPASPLRDADADVLPTVAVGEGTDDLVIQGHTYDGIREYDNPMPGWWVGLFWACVLFAPVYMLGIHVFDWIDTYEEDFAEAGQRLEEVRAVYAATGPSFKTDEGALREYADDPAFAAAGAATFASTCATCHGTQGEGLVGPNLTDAYWVHGNTPSDIYRVISEGVLDKGMPAWDASLSEEEQAQAMAYVLSLQGTDPPNPKAPEGDLAL
- the ccoO gene encoding cytochrome-c oxidase, cbb3-type subunit II produces the protein MSRFLSANGAHRRLEGWPLVFTVLTTLAILVGTVVEFAPIFLVGGAVEPLETLEPYTPLELAGRDLYIAEGCNNCHSQMVRPFQDEALRYGPASTAAEGAYETPFLWGSKRTGPDLARLGGKYPHLWHVRHMEEPTSTSPGSIMPPYPHLLTTELDLDGLPAKLRGLARLGVPYSQADAAGAVATARAQADSVAAQIVAQGGPDRLADREIVALVAYLQRLGVDAARAAEPEPVTSPDTATVALTR
- a CDS encoding CcoQ/FixQ family Cbb3-type cytochrome c oxidase assembly chaperone, with amino-acid sequence MWKDTVRALQTGALAEVAVVAFVVAFVLVVAYALTMSKRQREDLKQQPLADDGEFFPESAPDHV